One Flavobacterium cerinum genomic window, AAGAAATTCTACTAATGATGGATACACAATTAGGCACGCAATAAAAATGAGAAAAGCTGACGTAGTTGCGCTTTTAGAAACTCGTGGTAATACCGCCAAAACTTACCTTTGGAATTACGGTTCTGCATCTTGGTCAGCTGGTGCTGATGTAACTGTTGTTGCTGGAACACCGAAATTTCTCCGCACAACTCATGACGGATCAGTTAAGGATAATTTATTGCATCTGCCTGATTATGGATATGTCTGGAATCCGTAAAATCAAAATCCGAGAATAAGTTTTAAGGCCAACACTGCGAAGCCAAAAGTTACTTCCCATTCTATTAGGCCTCGTGCATCTAATTGTTGTACCTATGTTGTTCCAAAAGAAAAAGCCCCGCAAGGATTTCCTTGCGGGGCTTTTTCTTTTGGTGGGCGATGAGGGGTTCGAACCCCCGACCCCCTCGGTGTAAACGAGGTGCTCTGAACCAGCTGAGCTAATCGCCCTTATGTTTCAACCAGTAAACTTGTTCCTGATTGCGGGTGCAAATATAGGCAAGTTATTTGATTTTACAAGTCTTTTCAATAAAATTATTGCTCTTTTTTTACATCCTTTACCACAACTCTGTCGCTGTAGTTGATCACCTCTACTATAATATCCTCATTAGCAGCATTCTTCCCTTCCACAATATATAATTTTCCTTTATCCATCGGAACATTACTTTTGGAAAAATCAACATCGCCAAACTCTAATGTCTTTTTAATATCCTCTAATGATACCCATTTTTCAGCAAACTTAGCAGTAGTAGCCTCCGAATACGAAATCGATTTACTTCTCAGGTCTTTTAAAACACGGCAATTCGGTAAATAACAAAACTCCGTTTTCTTCTCTTTAAAGAAAAAAGCCAGGAACATCGAACCTAATAATAAACCAAATAAATAATACGCCAGACGGAACTTGAATTTCATAATCTTTTAATTTGCTGCAAAAGTACTATTTGTTTCGGGCTAAGCCAAACAACGTGTACTAAAAAACAATCAGATTTATATCGCGGTACGGAATCGAAAACCAATCAGATATGGATCTGTTCGTTAAAATACCGTGGTAAAAGTAAATTCCGTTCTTTAGCGAACGATTACAACGGATCGCACTTTCAACTCCGCCATCTTCTGCAATCTGTAATAAAAAAGGCGTAATTATGTTGCTGATCGACATTGAAGCGGTTTTAGAATAGCGCGACGGTATATTCGGTACGCAATAATGCACGACATTGTGCTTGATAAAAGTCGGTTTTTCATGAGTTGTAATTTCCGAAGTTTCAAAACAACCTCCGGTATCAATACTCACATCAATAATGATAGCGCCGCGTTTCATGTTCTCAACCATCGTTTCCGATACGATAATCGGTGCCCGGTTTTTCCCTTTCATACATCCGATCGCCACATCGCAACGCATTAATGATTTCAACAATGATTTTTCTTGTATGGTAGAAGTGAAAATACGCTGATTTAACGTATTCTGTAAACGTCTTAATTTTGTAATGGAGTTATCAAACACTTTAACACTGGCTCCTAATCCGATGGCCGTTCGGGCTGCATATTCCGCTACCGTTCCGGCTCCTAAGATTACAACTTCCGTTGGACGTACACCGGTAATATTCCCTAATAATAATCCTTTTCCGAATGACTGATTAATCATCAGTTCCGCAGCAATTAATACTGAAGCGGTACCGGCAATTTCACTAAGGGATTTTACGGCCGGATACGAACCGTCTTCGTCTCTGATAAATTCAAAAGCCAAAGCGGTTACTCTTTTTTCGGCTAACGCTTCAAAATAGGCTTTGCGTTGTGTTTTTAGCTGAATCGCCGAAATCACCAGTGTTTGCGGATTCATCATATGAATCTCATCAATCGTAGGCGGTTCTACTTTTAGAATCATCGGGCAACTAAAAACCTTTTTTCGGTCTTTCGTAATTTCAGCACCGGCCTCACTGTATTCTTTATCTGAAAAACTGGAACTCTCCCCCGCTCCGGATTCCATTAAAACCCGATGTCCGTGAAAGGTTAGCGAATTGACCGCATCCGGTGTCAGACAAATTCTTCGTTCCTGATATGAAATTTCTTTTGGAATCCCGATAAAAAGCTCGCCCTTTTGTTTGGCTATTTCTAACTTTTCTTCTTGTGGAAGTAATTGTTGTCTGGTAAATGGGGTCAATGACATGATTTTACGCAATAATTTGTACTAATGTACAATTTTTTTTGTGATAAACGAGCTATAAACGAAAGACTTACCTACTAATTTCGAAGTTCCAGTAATCGCTTACCTCCGGGAAGTAATTTGATATGTATAGCCGCATGATCAATCGGAATTAAATTGGGTGTTTTTTCCGGCCATTCGATAAAACACCAGTCACCTGAATAAAAATATTCGTCGATTCCCATATCATAAGCCTCTTCTTCATTATTCAATCGGTATAAATCAAAATGGTAAATGCGTTCTCCCTCATTCCCTTCATATTCATTAACAAGGGAAAAAGTCGGACTACTGGCCATATCGCGTACGCCAAGTTCTTGCACCAATGCTTTGATCAATGTTGTCTTACCAACACCCATCTCAGCATGGAACGTAACTACCTTTTTTAAGTTTTGTGACAGTATTTGTCGGGCTACATCCCGGATTTCCTCCAGAGCGAAAGTTCTTTGCATAGCGATATCCATATTGAACAAATATAATTATTTTATCCAAACTATATTACAAAATTTCTTACATCAAATTCAGACAAAAAAAGGGCTTATTCAGCCCTTCCTATTTTATTTCGGATTGAAGATTAACAACGGAATAATCATTTCTTCCAATGATATTCCACCGTGTTGATAGGTATTCCTGTAGTAGCTTACATAATGATTGTAATTGTTTACATACGCCAGAAACAAATCGTTTTTAGCAAAAATATACGAACTACTCATATTGATCGCCGGCAAACCGATTTTCTTCGGATCTTTTACCGCATATACATCTTTATCTTCATAAGTAAGACTTCTTCCGGTTTTATAACGCAGGTTCAGACTTGTATTTTTATCACCGATTACTTTCGACGGATTTTTACAGTTTATCGTACCGTGATCGGTTGTCAGAATCAATTTAAATCCTTGTTGTTGCGCCAACTGGATGATCTCCAATAACGGTGAGTTTCGGAACCAACTTAATGTTAACGATCGATATGCTTTATCATTGGATGCCAATTCTTTTACTACGTCCATTTCGGTTTTCGCATGTGAAAGCATATCTACAAAATTATAAACAATAGTCGTCA contains:
- a CDS encoding DUF3892 domain-containing protein, with translation MAEYRITGVWKNGGEITHYAVHERVRNSTNDGYTIRHAIKMRKADVVALLETRGNTAKTYLWNYGSASWSAGADVTVVAGTPKFLRTTHDGSVKDNLLHLPDYGYVWNP
- a CDS encoding DUF4258 domain-containing protein encodes the protein MKFKFRLAYYLFGLLLGSMFLAFFFKEKKTEFCYLPNCRVLKDLRSKSISYSEATTAKFAEKWVSLEDIKKTLEFGDVDFSKSNVPMDKGKLYIVEGKNAANEDIIVEVINYSDRVVVKDVKKEQ
- a CDS encoding alanine dehydrogenase encodes the protein MSLTPFTRQQLLPQEEKLEIAKQKGELFIGIPKEISYQERRICLTPDAVNSLTFHGHRVLMESGAGESSSFSDKEYSEAGAEITKDRKKVFSCPMILKVEPPTIDEIHMMNPQTLVISAIQLKTQRKAYFEALAEKRVTALAFEFIRDEDGSYPAVKSLSEIAGTASVLIAAELMINQSFGKGLLLGNITGVRPTEVVILGAGTVAEYAARTAIGLGASVKVFDNSITKLRRLQNTLNQRIFTSTIQEKSLLKSLMRCDVAIGCMKGKNRAPIIVSETMVENMKRGAIIIDVSIDTGGCFETSEITTHEKPTFIKHNVVHYCVPNIPSRYSKTASMSISNIITPFLLQIAEDGGVESAIRCNRSLKNGIYFYHGILTNRSISDWFSIPYRDINLIVF
- the tsaE gene encoding tRNA (adenosine(37)-N6)-threonylcarbamoyltransferase complex ATPase subunit type 1 TsaE is translated as MQRTFALEEIRDVARQILSQNLKKVVTFHAEMGVGKTTLIKALVQELGVRDMASSPTFSLVNEYEGNEGERIYHFDLYRLNNEEEAYDMGIDEYFYSGDWCFIEWPEKTPNLIPIDHAAIHIKLLPGGKRLLELRN